One Capsicum annuum cultivar UCD-10X-F1 chromosome 2, UCD10Xv1.1, whole genome shotgun sequence genomic window carries:
- the LOC107858244 gene encoding LOW QUALITY PROTEIN: probable glutathione S-transferase (The sequence of the model RefSeq protein was modified relative to this genomic sequence to represent the inferred CDS: inserted 1 base in 1 codon) — protein sequence MKRFSMQSWKEISKDELRLLDFWASPFCMRVKIALAEKGVAYESHEEDLFGGKSDLLLKSNPIYEKVPVLLDNGKPIVESNNIVYYIDDKYSPNPLLPSCAYARSRARFWADFIDKKVFEAGMGIWRSKGDELEVAKNDFIGILKKLEGAMGDKDYFGGDNFGYVDVIATAMTSWFHAYEVFGGFKVEQLCPKFGCWMKRCLKRESVXSVLPDPEKVYQCVVMLRKMHGIE from the exons ATGAAGAGATTTTCAATGCAATCTTGGAA agagaTATCAAAGGATGAATTGCGTCTATTGGATTTCTGGGCAAGCCCATTTTGCATGAGAGTCAAAATTGCTCTAGCTGAAAAGGGTGTGGCTTATGAATCTCATGAAGAAGATTTATTTGGTGGCAAAAGTGATTTGCTTTTAAAATCCAATCCAATTTATGAGAAAGTTCCAGTTTTGTTGGACAATGGGAAGCCAATTGTAGAGTCCAATAACATTGTGTATTATATTGATGACAAGTATTCTCCTAATCCTTTGTTGCCTTCTTGTGCTTATGCCCGCTCTCGAGCACGTTTTTGGGCTGATTTCATCGATAAAAAG GTATTTGAAGCAGGAATGGGCATATGGAGGAGCAAAGGTGATGAACTAGAAGTTGCAAAGAATGATTTCATAGGAATCTTGAAGAAGCTTGAAGGAGCCATGGGTGACAAGGATTACTTTGGAGGAGACAACTTTGGGTACGTTGATGTCATAGCAACTGCCATGACATCTTGGTTCCATGCTTATGAAGTATTTGGAGGTTTTAAGGTTGAACAGTTGTGTCCTAAATTTGGCTGTTGGATGAAGAGATGCCTTAAGAGGGAGAGTG CTAGTGTCCTTCCAGATCCTGAAAAGGTCTATCAGTGTGTTGTCATGCTTAGAAAGATGCATGGCATTGAATAG
- the LOC107859641 gene encoding LOW QUALITY PROTEIN: PH, RCC1 and FYVE domains-containing protein 1 (The sequence of the model RefSeq protein was modified relative to this genomic sequence to represent the inferred CDS: inserted 1 base in 1 codon), which yields MGEEHLTIDPSDRAVEQAIVALKKGAHLLKYGRRGKPKFYPLRLSADEKFLIWYSGEKENQLRLSSITNVIRGQNTVILQPEMESQCISLIYGSSDRTLDLICKDKMQADTWFVGLRAVISRTHHHRMVDPLKSKRGTHSCISSPAGYMRRKQNLGLSAKTIRPFQVRSVAGSPTQSFSESCFTDGLSCSSENFFSESSLRSVHNVTDNVTSCSSYFERDDLSQNRASCTGTEIQTDMLAALSSSSSESRPFGKNVLRDVFIWGEGAEGGCLGDGEVKLDALSPKVLESTMMLDVQAISIGRSHASLVTKQGEVFCWGEGKNGRLGHKHDMDTARPKLVDSLYGVHVKSVTCGEYQTCAVTSSGELYTWGDNSFGAELVGEEKKRSHWLPKRICGALDGVKISYVACAEWHTAVVSTSGQLFTYGDGTFGVLGHGNLQSVAQPREVESLRGLRVKCVACGPWHTAAVVEIIIDHLKFNNPGGKLFTWGDGDKGRLGHPGEETKLLPTCVAKLVDHDFIQVSCASTLTIALSSTGKVYTMGSAVHGQLGNPDAKDKSPVLVQGKLREEFVTEISSGSYHVAVLTSRGSVYTWGKGADGQLGLGDTKERNLPTLVESLRDRQVEHIACGSSTTAAICLHKSASSTDQSVCRGCGMSFGITRKKQNCYNCGLLFCRTCCSKKTTNASLAPDKTKAFRVCDPCFLLLQRIAQSSRTSTLENHSPRPLPIAHKAVTREKVEREEANTTSSRMVSTKNYATENNQCFDRRGVNNLGESRQFSDPVTSLLDSFPRWGQVPCPEFFRRDYGQMRTQNHHPRNSLASASPTYLQQIPVEPKVVPPTGLTMEEDLPKSDKILFKEVCKLRTQVESLKRLCGTRKEKIQESQQKVEEAWSVAKEEASKSKAAKGVIKALTSRLQAMSGSXFAGTETNVQAISNVLQMTSTYSDSHNNINGHRIVVPTCVPLANTQLEDKNIDSLCGSPIVFSSTLRSFYNKENNVDSKSAEESRKEADHGQAELRTSKVEWVEQYQLGVFITLTVLPSGKKGLKRVRFSRKKFTEKEAKKWWEENQLSVYKKYDVEGYENVNQGFLKK from the exons ATGGGTGAAGAACACTTGACCATTGATCCTTCTGATCGAGCTGTTGAACag GCAATAGTTGCATTGAAGAAGGGGGCACATCTTTTAAAGTATGGCAGAAGAGGGAAGCCCAAATTCTACCCTCTAAGATTATCCGCG gATGAAAAGTTTTTGATTTGGTACTCTGGTGAGAAGGAAAACCAACTGAGGTTAAGTTCAATCACAAATGTCATCCGCGGCCAAAATACT GTTATCCTTCAGCCTGAAATGGAAAGTCAGTGCATATCACTTATATATGGAAGTAGTGACCGCACTCTTGATCTG ATTTGCAAGGACAAAATGCAGGCTGATACTTGGTTTGTAGGCTTGAGAGCTGTAATATCCAGGACTCACCATCACAGAATGGTGGACCCTCTGAAAAGCAAAAGAGGCACACACAGTTGCATCAGTAGTCCAGCGGGTTATATGCGGAGGAAACAAAATCTTGGACTTTCAGCAAAGACAATCAGACCTTTTCAG GTTCGCAGCGTAGCGGGGAGCCCCACTCAGTCATTTTCAGAAAGTTGTTTTACTGATGGCTTATCATGTTCTTCCGAAAACTTTTTCTCGGAATCAAGCCTTCGGAGTGTGCATAATGTAACAGATAATGTTACGTCCTGTTCGTCATATTTTGAACGAGATGACTTAAGCCAGAATAGAGCCTCTTGTACTGGGACTGAAATCCAAACTGACATGCTTGCTGCACTTTCATCATCCAGTAGTGAGTCAAGACCATTTGGAAAGAATGTACTGCGGGATGTTTTTATCTGGGGAGAAGGAGCAGAAGGGGGATGCTTGGGGGATGGAGAAGTGAAGTTGGATGCCTTGTCACCAAAAGTCCTCGAGTCCACTATGATGCTTGATGTACAAGCAATATCCATTGGTAGAAGTCATGCGTCCTTAGTCACCAAACAAGGTGAAGTTTTTTGCTGGGGTGAAGGAAAGAATGGACGGCTTGGGCATAAACATGATATGGACACTGCACGACCAAAATTGGTTGACTCTCTTTACGGGGTTCATGTAAAATCTGTCACTTGTGGGGAATACCAAACATGTGCCGTGACCTCTTCCGGTGAACTGTACACATGGGGCGACAACTCTTTTGGTGCTGAGTTAGTAGGTGAAGAAAAGAAGAGAAGCCATTGGCTACCAAAAAGAATATGTGGTGCTCTGGATGGTGTAAAAATTTCTTATGTTGCTTGTGCGGAATGGCACACAGCAGTTGTTTCAACATCTGGACAATTGTTTACTTATGGAGATGGAACTTTTGGGGTTCTTGGTCATGGGAATCTCCAAAGTGTTGCTCAGCCCAGAGAAGTTGAGTCGCTTAGAGGTTTGCGGGTCAAATGTGTTGCATGTGGGCCATGGCATACAGCTGCAGTAGTGGAAATCATTATTGACCATCTTAAATTCAACAATCCAGGTGGGAAGCTGTTTACATGGGGTGACGGAGACAAAggaagacttggtcatcctgGTGAGGAGACAAAGCTTTTACCGACCTGCGTGGCAAAACTTGTTGATCATGATTTCATTCAAGTTTCTTGTGCAAGCACCCTAACCATTGCACTATCTAGCACAGGAAAAGTTTATACGATGGGAAGTGCAGTGCATGGGCAGTTAGGCAATCCAGATGCCAAAGATAAATCGCCAGTGCTTGTGCAAGGAAAACTTAGAGAAGAGTTTGTAACAGAGATATCCTCGGGATCGTATCATGTTGCTGTGCTAACATCAAGGGGAAGTGTTTACACATGGGGGAAAGGTGCAGATGGGCAGTTAGGATTAGGAGATACAAAAGAGAGAAATTTGCCAACTTTAGTTGAATCACTGAGAGATAGACAGGTGGAACATATCGCTTGTGGGTCAAGTACTACAGCAGCCATATGTTTGCACAAATCTGCCTCTAGTACTGATCAATCAGTTTGCAGAGGATGTGGCATGTCTTTCGGAATTACAAGGAAGAAGCAAAACTGCTACAATTGCGGCCTTCTCTTCTGCCGCACATGCTGCAGCAAGAAAACCACAAATGCCTCTCTTGCCCCTGACAAGACTAAAGCTTTTCGAGTGTGCGATCCATGTTTTCTCCTACTTCAGAGGATTGCTCAGTCAAGCAGGACATCCACGCTTGAAAATCATAGTCCAAGACCCTTACCAATTGCCCATAAGGCAGTTACCCGCGAGAAAGTAGAGCGTGAAGAGGCAAATACTACATCAAGTCGAATGGTGTCGACAAAAAATTATGCAACTGAGAACAATCAATGCTTTGACAGGAGAGGTGTCAACAATCTAGGGGAGAGTAGGCAGTTCTCTGATCCTGTTACATCCTTGCTGGATAGTTTTCCAAGATGGGGCCAAGTTCCTTGTCCTGAATTCTTTAGAAGAGACTATGGACAGATGAGAACCCAAAATCATCATCCGAGGAATTCGCTGGCTTCAGCTTCTCCAACTTATTTGCAGCAGATTCCCGTAGAACCAAAAGTTGTCCCCCCTACTGGTCTAACTATGGAGGAAGACTTGCCAAAATCAGACAAGATCCTGTTCAAAGAAGTTTGCAAGCTAAGAACTCAG GTTGAAAGTCTTAAAAGATTATGTGGAACGAGAAAGGAGAAAATTCAAGAGAGTCaacaaaaagttgaagaagcctGGTCAGTAGCTAAAGAGGAAGCTTCCAAGAGTAAAGCAGCAAAAGGAGTTATAAAAGCTTTGACATCAAGG CTTCAGGCAATGTCGGGGA TTTTTGCCGGAACAGAAACTAATGTTCAAGCTATATCAAATGTACTGCAGATGACATCAACATATTCAGATAGTCATAATAATATAAATGGACACCGAATTGTTGTGCCTACATGTGTGCCTCTTGCAAACACACAACTAGAGGACAAAAACATTGATAGCCTATGTGGCTCTCCGATTGTATTCTCTAGTACTTTAAGATCCTTCtacaacaaagaaaacaatgtGGACTCCAAATCAGCAGAAGAATCTCGTAAAGAAGCTGATCATGGCCAAGCCGAGCTCAGAACATCAAAAGTTGAATGGGTGGAGCAGTATCAGCTCGGTGTCTTCATTACATTGACAGTGCTGCCAAGTGGAAAGAAAGGACTCAAGCGAGTCAGGTTCAG TAGGAAAAAGTTTACTGAGAAGGAAGCAAAAAAATGGTGGGAAGAAAACCAGCTTTCTGTTTACAAAAAGTATGATGTTGAAGGATATGAAAATGTAAACCAAGGTTTTCTGAAGAAatag